The following proteins are encoded in a genomic region of Scylla paramamosain isolate STU-SP2022 chromosome 40, ASM3559412v1, whole genome shotgun sequence:
- the LOC135092467 gene encoding uncharacterized protein LOC135092467 isoform X3 yields MFEEGATVTACVVRRRLTHTGHDPNNREESRISRIDLKLRFLIETWLGAGLKVSEVMAEVARWNKTHGYTDHHNRRYFPTRQDIQQMALTLRRPSKPPQGHPPRRKPRKYDTLGKDNAVQVLRTEFREWCVFQQSRTTAGPSPRPLVVVLQNAAMREAMVQYGGDLMCIRNNFEGLRQYGSAVYVVAVSDSDGNAHPASFIVTSDDEPATFLLAFRELLTHCPATPRVVMLDREIQVFAEVLATLLPDTLFLLPWVQVAQEVHQWLQASQAAGKENAGVRRMLLQCLQELRACDTKEAFVEVVGQLEGRAGLEGFRAMLWTEWLAHPTRWSDFGRAALCGGPAQAAVWERFFLRLQHQFLKGVHTRRTLPDLLKLLTETVTHRKNAGDTLLDVSLLLEGSAVERAAALIKQGWPQLVTWQGPWVAHVPCHTLLETSYRVNLLTLECECPLLTFGGPCVHLCLVSSLAQVRQGASPQQERQQLAQAALEQGDYLLEADCCMTFHSGGVCVTELASGTCTCVAAALDTACVGALLVDLAREAGHTQALPPVPLAAPLAIKAEEDLAASQSPVIIQTHTGLPHSLTNTPQDLQEAQDLDQAHSLSSKALLEKLYLWSTTKDFTDSEILHRLLQATHDAVWGSQPPPSPPPAAPQPRLAASCGSDRLRAVVRTVRRKKRRWVRLGLLSPR; encoded by the exons ATGTTTGAGGAGGGCGCCACCGTGACAGCCTGTGTGGTGCGGAGGCGTCTCACACACACCGGCCATGACCCTAACAACAG GGAGGAGTCAAGAATCAGCCGCATTGACCTCAAGCTGCGGTTTCTGATCGAGACGTGGCTGGGGGCGGGACTCAAGGTCAGCGAGGTGATGGCCGAGGTTGCCAGGTGGAACAAGACACATGGATACACTGACCACCACAACCGTCGCTATTTCCCGACTCGCCAGGACATACAGCAGATGGCGTTGACCCTCCGCCGGCCCTCCAAGCCCCCCCAAGGTCACCCACCGCGCCGAAAACCCAGGAAATATGATACCCTGGGGAAGGACAATGCAGTGCAGGTTCTGAGGACGGAGTTTAGGGAGTGGTGTGTCTTCCAGCAGTCTCGCACCACAGCTGGTCCTTCCCCGCGtcccctggtggtggtgctgcagaACGCGGCCATGAGGGAGGCTATGGTGCAGTATGGTGGTGACTTGATGTGTATACGGAATAATTTTGAAG GGCTGCGGCAGTACGGCAGTGCGGTGTACGTGGTGGCAGTGAGTGACAGTGATGGCAACGCTCACCCGGCATCCTTCATTGTGACCAGTGACGACGAGCCAGCCACATTCCTGCTGGCCTTCCGAGAGCTGCTCACCCACTGCCCTGCCACCCCCAg aGTGGTGATGCTGGACAGGGAGATACAGGTGTTTGCTGAGGTGCTGGCCACACTGCTGCCTGACacactgttcctcctcccttggGTGCAGGTGGCTCAG GAGGTACACCAGTGGCTGCAGGCATCCCAGGcagcaggaaaggaaaatgcagGTGTGAGGAGGATGTTACTGCAGTGCCTTCAGGAGCTGAGGGCCTGTGACACG AAGGAAGCatttgtggaggtggtggggcaGCTGGAGGGGCGTGCGGGGCTGGAGGGTTTCCGAGCCATGCTGTGGACAGAGTGGCTGGCTCACCCTACACGCTGGAGTGACTTTGGCCGGGCTGCTCTGTGTGGTGGCCCGGCTCAGGCTGCTGTGTGGGAGAG GTTCTTCCTGAGGCTGCAACACCAGTTCCTGAAAGGTGTGCACACCAGGAGGACGCTGCCAGACCTGCTCAAGTTACTCACTGAAACCGTCACCCACAGGAAGAA TGCGGGCGACACCCTGCTGGACGTGTCTCTGCTGCTGGAGGGGTCGGCAGTGGAACGCGCTGCAGCACTCATCAAGCAGGGGTGGCCACAGCTGGTCACTTGGCAGGGGCCATGGGTGGCACACGTGCCCTGCCACACCCTGCTGGAGACATCCTACCGCGTCAACCTGCTCACCCTGGAGTGTGAGTGTCCCCTGCTCACCTTTGGAGGTCCTTGTGTGCACCTTTGCCTGGTGTCCTCCCTGGCTCAGGTACGGCAGGGTGCCTCACCGCAGCAGGAGCGGCAGCAGCTGGCCCAGGCAGCACTGGAGCAGGGGGACTACTTGCTGGAGGCCGACTGCTGCATGACCTTCCACAGTGGCGGCGTGTGCGTCACCGAGCTGGCGTCTGGCACCTGCACCTGTGTGGCAGCTGCTCTGGACACCGCCTGTGTGGGTGCCCTGCTGGTGGACTTGGCCAGGGAGGCAGGCCACACCCAGGCCCTGCCACCCGTGCCCCTTGCAGCGCCACTGGCCATCAAGGCTGAAGAGGACCTGGCTGCCTCTCAGTCACCTGTcatcatccaaacacacaccgGACTGCCACACAGCCTCACCAACACTCCCCAGGATCTGCAGGAGGCCCAGGATCTGGACCAggcccactccctctcctccaaggCACTGCTGGAGAAGCTGTACCTCTGGTCCACCACCAAGGACTTCACAGACTCGGAGATCCTGCACCGCCTGCTGCAGGCCACCCATGATGCTGTGTGGGGCAGCCAGccacccccctcaccccctcctgccGCGCCGCAGCCCAGGCTAGCAGCTTCCTGCGGCAGTGACAGGCTGCGGGCTGTGGTGCGCACCGtacggaggaagaagaggaggtgggtgaGGCTCGGACTGCTGTCGCCCAGATGA
- the LOC135092467 gene encoding uncharacterized protein LOC135092467 isoform X4: MTRPLTLILTAREESRISRIDLKLRFLIETWLGAGLKVSEVMAEVARWNKTHGYTDHHNRRYFPTRQDIQQMALTLRRPSKPPQGHPPRRKPRKYDTLGKDNAVQVLRTEFREWCVFQQSRTTAGPSPRPLVVVLQNAAMREAMVQYGGDLMCIRNNFEGLRQYGSAVYVVAVSDSDGNAHPASFIVTSDDEPATFLLAFRELLTHCPATPRVVMLDREIQVFAEVLATLLPDTLFLLPWVQVAQEVHQWLQASQAAGKENAGVRRMLLQCLQELRACDTKEAFVEVVGQLEGRAGLEGFRAMLWTEWLAHPTRWSDFGRAALCGGPAQAAVWERFFLRLQHQFLKGVHTRRTLPDLLKLLTETVTHRKNAGDTLLDVSLLLEGSAVERAAALIKQGWPQLVTWQGPWVAHVPCHTLLETSYRVNLLTLECECPLLTFGGPCVHLCLVSSLAQVRQGASPQQERQQLAQAALEQGDYLLEADCCMTFHSGGVCVTELASGTCTCVAAALDTACVGALLVDLAREAGHTQALPPVPLAAPLAIKAEEDLAASQSPVIIQTHTGLPHSLTNTPQDLQEAQDLDQAHSLSSKALLEKLYLWSTTKDFTDSEILHRLLQATHDAVWGSQPPPSPPPAAPQPRLAASCGSDRLRAVVRTVRRKKRRWVRLGLLSPR, encoded by the exons ATGACCCGACCCCTGACCTTGATCTTGACCGCCAGGGAGGAGTCAAGAATCAGCCGCATTGACCTCAAGCTGCGGTTTCTGATCGAGACGTGGCTGGGGGCGGGACTCAAGGTCAGCGAGGTGATGGCCGAGGTTGCCAGGTGGAACAAGACACATGGATACACTGACCACCACAACCGTCGCTATTTCCCGACTCGCCAGGACATACAGCAGATGGCGTTGACCCTCCGCCGGCCCTCCAAGCCCCCCCAAGGTCACCCACCGCGCCGAAAACCCAGGAAATATGATACCCTGGGGAAGGACAATGCAGTGCAGGTTCTGAGGACGGAGTTTAGGGAGTGGTGTGTCTTCCAGCAGTCTCGCACCACAGCTGGTCCTTCCCCGCGtcccctggtggtggtgctgcagaACGCGGCCATGAGGGAGGCTATGGTGCAGTATGGTGGTGACTTGATGTGTATACGGAATAATTTTGAAG GGCTGCGGCAGTACGGCAGTGCGGTGTACGTGGTGGCAGTGAGTGACAGTGATGGCAACGCTCACCCGGCATCCTTCATTGTGACCAGTGACGACGAGCCAGCCACATTCCTGCTGGCCTTCCGAGAGCTGCTCACCCACTGCCCTGCCACCCCCAg aGTGGTGATGCTGGACAGGGAGATACAGGTGTTTGCTGAGGTGCTGGCCACACTGCTGCCTGACacactgttcctcctcccttggGTGCAGGTGGCTCAG GAGGTACACCAGTGGCTGCAGGCATCCCAGGcagcaggaaaggaaaatgcagGTGTGAGGAGGATGTTACTGCAGTGCCTTCAGGAGCTGAGGGCCTGTGACACG AAGGAAGCatttgtggaggtggtggggcaGCTGGAGGGGCGTGCGGGGCTGGAGGGTTTCCGAGCCATGCTGTGGACAGAGTGGCTGGCTCACCCTACACGCTGGAGTGACTTTGGCCGGGCTGCTCTGTGTGGTGGCCCGGCTCAGGCTGCTGTGTGGGAGAG GTTCTTCCTGAGGCTGCAACACCAGTTCCTGAAAGGTGTGCACACCAGGAGGACGCTGCCAGACCTGCTCAAGTTACTCACTGAAACCGTCACCCACAGGAAGAA TGCGGGCGACACCCTGCTGGACGTGTCTCTGCTGCTGGAGGGGTCGGCAGTGGAACGCGCTGCAGCACTCATCAAGCAGGGGTGGCCACAGCTGGTCACTTGGCAGGGGCCATGGGTGGCACACGTGCCCTGCCACACCCTGCTGGAGACATCCTACCGCGTCAACCTGCTCACCCTGGAGTGTGAGTGTCCCCTGCTCACCTTTGGAGGTCCTTGTGTGCACCTTTGCCTGGTGTCCTCCCTGGCTCAGGTACGGCAGGGTGCCTCACCGCAGCAGGAGCGGCAGCAGCTGGCCCAGGCAGCACTGGAGCAGGGGGACTACTTGCTGGAGGCCGACTGCTGCATGACCTTCCACAGTGGCGGCGTGTGCGTCACCGAGCTGGCGTCTGGCACCTGCACCTGTGTGGCAGCTGCTCTGGACACCGCCTGTGTGGGTGCCCTGCTGGTGGACTTGGCCAGGGAGGCAGGCCACACCCAGGCCCTGCCACCCGTGCCCCTTGCAGCGCCACTGGCCATCAAGGCTGAAGAGGACCTGGCTGCCTCTCAGTCACCTGTcatcatccaaacacacaccgGACTGCCACACAGCCTCACCAACACTCCCCAGGATCTGCAGGAGGCCCAGGATCTGGACCAggcccactccctctcctccaaggCACTGCTGGAGAAGCTGTACCTCTGGTCCACCACCAAGGACTTCACAGACTCGGAGATCCTGCACCGCCTGCTGCAGGCCACCCATGATGCTGTGTGGGGCAGCCAGccacccccctcaccccctcctgccGCGCCGCAGCCCAGGCTAGCAGCTTCCTGCGGCAGTGACAGGCTGCGGGCTGTGGTGCGCACCGtacggaggaagaagaggaggtgggtgaGGCTCGGACTGCTGTCGCCCAGATGA
- the LOC135092467 gene encoding uncharacterized protein LOC135092467 isoform X2 translates to MAWQRPHSICYMTLADAFLTRLRQEAESRSKSRMVKEGVTVEVVAVEGCRRGFVQGYLSRVYEQGQGTFSKAKTFAKQTIYECERSNHCKGSSSGDPTKTRANGCSAYISFMFEEGATVTACVVRRRLTHTGHDPNNREESRISRIDLKLRFLIETWLGAGLKVSEVMAEVARWNKTHGYTDHHNRRYFPTRQDIQQMALTLRRPSKPPQGHPPRRKPRKYDTLGKDNAVQVLRTEFREWCVFQQSRTTAGPSPRPLVVVLQNAAMREAMVQYGGDLMCIRNNFEGLRQYGSAVYVVAVSDSDGNAHPASFIVTSDDEPATFLLAFRELLTHCPATPRVVMLDREIQVFAEVLATLLPDTLFLLPWVQVAQEVHQWLQASQAAGKENAGVRRMLLQCLQELRACDTKEAFVEVVGQLEGRAGLEGFRAMLWTEWLAHPTRWSDFGRAALCGGPAQAAVWERFFLRLQHQFLKGVHTRRTLPDLLKLLTETVTHRKNAGDTLLDVSLLLEGSAVERAAALIKQGWPQLVTWQGPWVAHVPCHTLLETSYRVNLLTLECECPLLTFGGPCVHLCLVSSLAQVRQGASPQQERQQLAQAALEQGDYLLEADCCMTFHSGGVCVTELASGTCTCVAAALDTACVGALLVDLAREAGHTQALPPVPLAAPLAIKAEEDLAASQSPVIIQTHTGLPHSLTNTPQDLQEAQDLDQAHSLSSKALLEKLYLWSTTKDFTDSEILHRLLQATHDAVWGSQPPPSPPPAAPQPRLAASCGSDRLRAVVRTVRRKKRRWVRLGLLSPR, encoded by the exons ATGGCCTGGCAGCGACCCCATTCCATCTGCTACATGACGCTGGCTGATGCATTCCTGACACGGCTGCGGCAGGAGGCGGAGAGCAGGAGCAAGAGTCggatggtgaaggaaggggtgacGGTGGAGGTGGTTGCGGTGGAGGGGTGTCGGAGGGGGTTCGTGCAGGGGTACCTCAGCAGGGTGTACGAGCAGGGGCAGGGGACATTCAGTAAAGCCAAGACATTCGCCAAGCAGACCATCTATGAGTGTGAGAGAAGTAATCATTGTAAAG gcAGCTCCAGCGGGGATCCCACCAAGACACGAGCCAATGGGTGCTCTGCATACATATCATTCATGTTTGAGGAGGGCGCCACCGTGACAGCCTGTGTGGTGCGGAGGCGTCTCACACACACCGGCCATGACCCTAACAACAG GGAGGAGTCAAGAATCAGCCGCATTGACCTCAAGCTGCGGTTTCTGATCGAGACGTGGCTGGGGGCGGGACTCAAGGTCAGCGAGGTGATGGCCGAGGTTGCCAGGTGGAACAAGACACATGGATACACTGACCACCACAACCGTCGCTATTTCCCGACTCGCCAGGACATACAGCAGATGGCGTTGACCCTCCGCCGGCCCTCCAAGCCCCCCCAAGGTCACCCACCGCGCCGAAAACCCAGGAAATATGATACCCTGGGGAAGGACAATGCAGTGCAGGTTCTGAGGACGGAGTTTAGGGAGTGGTGTGTCTTCCAGCAGTCTCGCACCACAGCTGGTCCTTCCCCGCGtcccctggtggtggtgctgcagaACGCGGCCATGAGGGAGGCTATGGTGCAGTATGGTGGTGACTTGATGTGTATACGGAATAATTTTGAAG GGCTGCGGCAGTACGGCAGTGCGGTGTACGTGGTGGCAGTGAGTGACAGTGATGGCAACGCTCACCCGGCATCCTTCATTGTGACCAGTGACGACGAGCCAGCCACATTCCTGCTGGCCTTCCGAGAGCTGCTCACCCACTGCCCTGCCACCCCCAg aGTGGTGATGCTGGACAGGGAGATACAGGTGTTTGCTGAGGTGCTGGCCACACTGCTGCCTGACacactgttcctcctcccttggGTGCAGGTGGCTCAG GAGGTACACCAGTGGCTGCAGGCATCCCAGGcagcaggaaaggaaaatgcagGTGTGAGGAGGATGTTACTGCAGTGCCTTCAGGAGCTGAGGGCCTGTGACACG AAGGAAGCatttgtggaggtggtggggcaGCTGGAGGGGCGTGCGGGGCTGGAGGGTTTCCGAGCCATGCTGTGGACAGAGTGGCTGGCTCACCCTACACGCTGGAGTGACTTTGGCCGGGCTGCTCTGTGTGGTGGCCCGGCTCAGGCTGCTGTGTGGGAGAG GTTCTTCCTGAGGCTGCAACACCAGTTCCTGAAAGGTGTGCACACCAGGAGGACGCTGCCAGACCTGCTCAAGTTACTCACTGAAACCGTCACCCACAGGAAGAA TGCGGGCGACACCCTGCTGGACGTGTCTCTGCTGCTGGAGGGGTCGGCAGTGGAACGCGCTGCAGCACTCATCAAGCAGGGGTGGCCACAGCTGGTCACTTGGCAGGGGCCATGGGTGGCACACGTGCCCTGCCACACCCTGCTGGAGACATCCTACCGCGTCAACCTGCTCACCCTGGAGTGTGAGTGTCCCCTGCTCACCTTTGGAGGTCCTTGTGTGCACCTTTGCCTGGTGTCCTCCCTGGCTCAGGTACGGCAGGGTGCCTCACCGCAGCAGGAGCGGCAGCAGCTGGCCCAGGCAGCACTGGAGCAGGGGGACTACTTGCTGGAGGCCGACTGCTGCATGACCTTCCACAGTGGCGGCGTGTGCGTCACCGAGCTGGCGTCTGGCACCTGCACCTGTGTGGCAGCTGCTCTGGACACCGCCTGTGTGGGTGCCCTGCTGGTGGACTTGGCCAGGGAGGCAGGCCACACCCAGGCCCTGCCACCCGTGCCCCTTGCAGCGCCACTGGCCATCAAGGCTGAAGAGGACCTGGCTGCCTCTCAGTCACCTGTcatcatccaaacacacaccgGACTGCCACACAGCCTCACCAACACTCCCCAGGATCTGCAGGAGGCCCAGGATCTGGACCAggcccactccctctcctccaaggCACTGCTGGAGAAGCTGTACCTCTGGTCCACCACCAAGGACTTCACAGACTCGGAGATCCTGCACCGCCTGCTGCAGGCCACCCATGATGCTGTGTGGGGCAGCCAGccacccccctcaccccctcctgccGCGCCGCAGCCCAGGCTAGCAGCTTCCTGCGGCAGTGACAGGCTGCGGGCTGTGGTGCGCACCGtacggaggaagaagaggaggtgggtgaGGCTCGGACTGCTGTCGCCCAGATGA
- the LOC135092467 gene encoding uncharacterized protein LOC135092467 isoform X1, whose amino-acid sequence MRARKASNTDTMAWQRPHSICYMTLADAFLTRLRQEAESRSKSRMVKEGVTVEVVAVEGCRRGFVQGYLSRVYEQGQGTFSKAKTFAKQTIYECERSNHCKGSSSGDPTKTRANGCSAYISFMFEEGATVTACVVRRRLTHTGHDPNNREESRISRIDLKLRFLIETWLGAGLKVSEVMAEVARWNKTHGYTDHHNRRYFPTRQDIQQMALTLRRPSKPPQGHPPRRKPRKYDTLGKDNAVQVLRTEFREWCVFQQSRTTAGPSPRPLVVVLQNAAMREAMVQYGGDLMCIRNNFEGLRQYGSAVYVVAVSDSDGNAHPASFIVTSDDEPATFLLAFRELLTHCPATPRVVMLDREIQVFAEVLATLLPDTLFLLPWVQVAQEVHQWLQASQAAGKENAGVRRMLLQCLQELRACDTKEAFVEVVGQLEGRAGLEGFRAMLWTEWLAHPTRWSDFGRAALCGGPAQAAVWERFFLRLQHQFLKGVHTRRTLPDLLKLLTETVTHRKNAGDTLLDVSLLLEGSAVERAAALIKQGWPQLVTWQGPWVAHVPCHTLLETSYRVNLLTLECECPLLTFGGPCVHLCLVSSLAQVRQGASPQQERQQLAQAALEQGDYLLEADCCMTFHSGGVCVTELASGTCTCVAAALDTACVGALLVDLAREAGHTQALPPVPLAAPLAIKAEEDLAASQSPVIIQTHTGLPHSLTNTPQDLQEAQDLDQAHSLSSKALLEKLYLWSTTKDFTDSEILHRLLQATHDAVWGSQPPPSPPPAAPQPRLAASCGSDRLRAVVRTVRRKKRRWVRLGLLSPR is encoded by the exons ATGAGGGCCAGGAAGGCTTCTAATACTG ACACCATGGCCTGGCAGCGACCCCATTCCATCTGCTACATGACGCTGGCTGATGCATTCCTGACACGGCTGCGGCAGGAGGCGGAGAGCAGGAGCAAGAGTCggatggtgaaggaaggggtgacGGTGGAGGTGGTTGCGGTGGAGGGGTGTCGGAGGGGGTTCGTGCAGGGGTACCTCAGCAGGGTGTACGAGCAGGGGCAGGGGACATTCAGTAAAGCCAAGACATTCGCCAAGCAGACCATCTATGAGTGTGAGAGAAGTAATCATTGTAAAG gcAGCTCCAGCGGGGATCCCACCAAGACACGAGCCAATGGGTGCTCTGCATACATATCATTCATGTTTGAGGAGGGCGCCACCGTGACAGCCTGTGTGGTGCGGAGGCGTCTCACACACACCGGCCATGACCCTAACAACAG GGAGGAGTCAAGAATCAGCCGCATTGACCTCAAGCTGCGGTTTCTGATCGAGACGTGGCTGGGGGCGGGACTCAAGGTCAGCGAGGTGATGGCCGAGGTTGCCAGGTGGAACAAGACACATGGATACACTGACCACCACAACCGTCGCTATTTCCCGACTCGCCAGGACATACAGCAGATGGCGTTGACCCTCCGCCGGCCCTCCAAGCCCCCCCAAGGTCACCCACCGCGCCGAAAACCCAGGAAATATGATACCCTGGGGAAGGACAATGCAGTGCAGGTTCTGAGGACGGAGTTTAGGGAGTGGTGTGTCTTCCAGCAGTCTCGCACCACAGCTGGTCCTTCCCCGCGtcccctggtggtggtgctgcagaACGCGGCCATGAGGGAGGCTATGGTGCAGTATGGTGGTGACTTGATGTGTATACGGAATAATTTTGAAG GGCTGCGGCAGTACGGCAGTGCGGTGTACGTGGTGGCAGTGAGTGACAGTGATGGCAACGCTCACCCGGCATCCTTCATTGTGACCAGTGACGACGAGCCAGCCACATTCCTGCTGGCCTTCCGAGAGCTGCTCACCCACTGCCCTGCCACCCCCAg aGTGGTGATGCTGGACAGGGAGATACAGGTGTTTGCTGAGGTGCTGGCCACACTGCTGCCTGACacactgttcctcctcccttggGTGCAGGTGGCTCAG GAGGTACACCAGTGGCTGCAGGCATCCCAGGcagcaggaaaggaaaatgcagGTGTGAGGAGGATGTTACTGCAGTGCCTTCAGGAGCTGAGGGCCTGTGACACG AAGGAAGCatttgtggaggtggtggggcaGCTGGAGGGGCGTGCGGGGCTGGAGGGTTTCCGAGCCATGCTGTGGACAGAGTGGCTGGCTCACCCTACACGCTGGAGTGACTTTGGCCGGGCTGCTCTGTGTGGTGGCCCGGCTCAGGCTGCTGTGTGGGAGAG GTTCTTCCTGAGGCTGCAACACCAGTTCCTGAAAGGTGTGCACACCAGGAGGACGCTGCCAGACCTGCTCAAGTTACTCACTGAAACCGTCACCCACAGGAAGAA TGCGGGCGACACCCTGCTGGACGTGTCTCTGCTGCTGGAGGGGTCGGCAGTGGAACGCGCTGCAGCACTCATCAAGCAGGGGTGGCCACAGCTGGTCACTTGGCAGGGGCCATGGGTGGCACACGTGCCCTGCCACACCCTGCTGGAGACATCCTACCGCGTCAACCTGCTCACCCTGGAGTGTGAGTGTCCCCTGCTCACCTTTGGAGGTCCTTGTGTGCACCTTTGCCTGGTGTCCTCCCTGGCTCAGGTACGGCAGGGTGCCTCACCGCAGCAGGAGCGGCAGCAGCTGGCCCAGGCAGCACTGGAGCAGGGGGACTACTTGCTGGAGGCCGACTGCTGCATGACCTTCCACAGTGGCGGCGTGTGCGTCACCGAGCTGGCGTCTGGCACCTGCACCTGTGTGGCAGCTGCTCTGGACACCGCCTGTGTGGGTGCCCTGCTGGTGGACTTGGCCAGGGAGGCAGGCCACACCCAGGCCCTGCCACCCGTGCCCCTTGCAGCGCCACTGGCCATCAAGGCTGAAGAGGACCTGGCTGCCTCTCAGTCACCTGTcatcatccaaacacacaccgGACTGCCACACAGCCTCACCAACACTCCCCAGGATCTGCAGGAGGCCCAGGATCTGGACCAggcccactccctctcctccaaggCACTGCTGGAGAAGCTGTACCTCTGGTCCACCACCAAGGACTTCACAGACTCGGAGATCCTGCACCGCCTGCTGCAGGCCACCCATGATGCTGTGTGGGGCAGCCAGccacccccctcaccccctcctgccGCGCCGCAGCCCAGGCTAGCAGCTTCCTGCGGCAGTGACAGGCTGCGGGCTGTGGTGCGCACCGtacggaggaagaagaggaggtgggtgaGGCTCGGACTGCTGTCGCCCAGATGA